A window of Jannaschia sp. M317 contains these coding sequences:
- the nirB gene encoding nitrite reductase large subunit NirB, which translates to MKQKLIVIGAGMASGRVLEHLVEQAPEAYDITLFNGEPRGNYNRIMLSPVLSGDKTYDEIVTHDDAWYADHGITCRFGERVAGIDRAARTVTAPGGEVLSYDKLLLGTGSNPFIIPLPGHDLQGVIAYRDLEDTERMMTMDAGKRVVVIGGGLLGLEAAAGMAARGAEVTVVHIMGHLMERQLDESAGFLLRRALEDKGITVRCQANSKQILGQDGHVRALQLDDGTELPCDLLVMAVGIRPNVALGADAGLAVGRGIHVDDQMVTSDPDVLAVGECVEHDGAVFGLVAPLYDQAKVAAATLLGQQAAFVQKELSTKLKVTGCDLFSAGDFAEGEGREDIVFRDPARGVYRRLVIEKDVIVGAVMYGDTADSNWFFGLIRDKTDIAEMRDTVIFGPAFQGGAPLDPMAAVAALPRDAEICGCNGVCKGQIEDAILGGATDLGGVRAVTKASGSCGTCTGLVEQVLAVTLGDEFVIPAAQGICGCCDMTHEDVRRMIKSQRLTSMPAVWQACDWKTPDGCHVCRPALNYYLLADWPLEYADDPQSRFINERKHANIQKDGTFSVVPRMWGGITTPDELRAIADAADKYAVPTVKVTGGQRIDLLGVKGEDLPAIWKDLNDAGMVSGYAYSKGLRTVKTCVGTDHCRFGTQDSTGLGIKLEKILHGAWTPHKLKLAVSGCPRNCAEATCKDIGVVCVDSGFQVSIGGAAGMDVKETELLISVPTEQEAIDVIRAVTQLYRENARYLHRIYKWMALVGLDWIKERIEDPTERAALIERFEVSQSIYRHDPWAEHVTKQADTYQPLANLSLEAAE; encoded by the coding sequence ATGAAACAGAAGCTGATTGTCATCGGGGCCGGGATGGCCTCTGGCCGGGTGCTCGAACACCTGGTGGAACAGGCCCCCGAGGCCTACGACATCACCCTTTTCAACGGCGAGCCGCGCGGCAATTACAACCGCATCATGCTCTCGCCCGTCCTGTCCGGCGACAAGACCTATGATGAGATCGTCACCCATGACGACGCCTGGTATGCCGACCACGGCATCACCTGTCGGTTCGGCGAACGGGTGGCGGGCATCGACCGCGCCGCCAGGACCGTGACCGCACCGGGTGGCGAGGTGCTGTCCTATGACAAGCTGCTGCTGGGCACCGGATCCAACCCCTTCATCATTCCGCTGCCGGGCCATGACCTGCAGGGCGTGATCGCCTACCGCGACCTGGAAGACACCGAACGGATGATGACCATGGACGCGGGCAAGCGCGTCGTGGTTATCGGTGGCGGTCTGCTGGGGCTGGAGGCGGCGGCCGGCATGGCCGCACGCGGGGCCGAGGTCACCGTGGTGCACATCATGGGTCACTTGATGGAACGGCAGCTGGACGAAAGCGCCGGCTTCCTTCTGCGCCGCGCGTTGGAGGACAAAGGCATCACGGTTCGCTGTCAGGCCAACTCCAAACAGATCCTGGGTCAGGACGGCCATGTCCGTGCACTGCAGCTGGACGACGGCACCGAATTGCCCTGTGACCTGCTGGTCATGGCCGTGGGCATCCGCCCGAACGTGGCGCTGGGGGCCGACGCCGGGCTGGCCGTGGGGCGCGGCATCCATGTCGACGATCAGATGGTGACGTCGGACCCGGACGTGTTGGCCGTGGGCGAGTGTGTCGAGCACGACGGCGCGGTCTTCGGCCTCGTCGCGCCGCTTTATGATCAGGCCAAGGTGGCCGCCGCGACCCTGCTGGGGCAGCAGGCCGCCTTCGTACAGAAGGAACTGTCGACCAAGCTCAAGGTTACCGGCTGCGACCTGTTTTCGGCCGGTGACTTCGCCGAGGGCGAGGGCCGCGAAGACATCGTCTTCCGCGACCCGGCGCGCGGGGTGTATCGCCGTCTGGTGATCGAGAAAGACGTGATTGTCGGCGCGGTGATGTATGGCGACACGGCGGACAGCAACTGGTTCTTTGGCCTGATCCGCGACAAGACCGACATCGCCGAGATGCGCGACACAGTCATCTTTGGGCCGGCCTTTCAGGGGGGTGCCCCCCTGGACCCTATGGCGGCCGTTGCAGCCTTACCGCGTGACGCGGAGATCTGTGGCTGTAACGGCGTCTGCAAGGGACAGATCGAGGATGCGATTCTGGGCGGGGCCACCGACCTGGGGGGCGTGCGCGCCGTGACCAAGGCCAGCGGGTCCTGCGGGACCTGCACGGGGCTGGTGGAACAGGTGCTGGCGGTGACGCTGGGCGATGAGTTTGTCATCCCGGCGGCGCAGGGAATCTGCGGCTGCTGCGACATGACGCACGAAGACGTGCGCCGCATGATCAAATCGCAGCGCCTGACCTCGATGCCCGCTGTCTGGCAGGCCTGCGACTGGAAGACGCCCGATGGCTGTCACGTCTGCCGCCCGGCGCTGAACTACTACCTGCTGGCCGATTGGCCGCTGGAGTATGCCGACGATCCGCAAAGCCGGTTCATCAACGAACGCAAGCACGCCAACATTCAGAAGGACGGGACTTTTTCGGTCGTCCCGCGCATGTGGGGCGGCATCACCACGCCCGACGAATTGCGCGCGATTGCAGACGCGGCCGACAAATATGCCGTCCCGACCGTCAAGGTCACCGGCGGTCAGCGCATCGACCTGCTGGGGGTCAAGGGCGAGGATCTGCCCGCGATCTGGAAGGATCTGAACGACGCGGGCATGGTGTCCGGCTATGCCTATTCCAAGGGTCTGCGCACGGTGAAAACCTGCGTCGGCACCGACCATTGCCGGTTTGGAACGCAGGATTCGACGGGGCTGGGGATCAAGCTGGAAAAGATCCTCCACGGGGCCTGGACGCCGCACAAGCTGAAGCTGGCGGTGTCCGGCTGCCCCCGCAACTGCGCCGAGGCGACCTGCAAGGACATCGGCGTGGTCTGCGTCGACAGCGGCTTTCAGGTCAGCATCGGTGGCGCGGCGGGCATGGATGTGAAGGAGACGGAGCTACTGATCTCGGTTCCCACCGAGCAGGAGGCGATCGACGTCATCCGCGCGGTCACGCAGCTTTACCGCGAAAACGCGCGCTACCTGCACCGGATCTACAAGTGGATGGCCCTTGTCGGGCTTGATTGGATCAAGGAGCGGATCGAAGATCCGACCGAGCGGGCCGCCCTTATCGAGCGGTTCGAGGTCAGCCAGTCGATCTATCGCCACGACCCCTGGGCCGAACATGTCACCAAACAGGCCGACACCTACCAACCCCTTGCCAACCTGTCGCTGGAGGCCGCCGAATGA
- a CDS encoding globin family protein translates to MTPDQITLVQDSFAKVAPIKDAAAAIFYARLFDIAPEVRPLFKGDMTEQGAKLMATLSVVVNGLRDLGPIVPVAQKLARQHVAYGVRAEHYQPVGAALIYALSQGLEDDFTDDVKQAWLTAYGTLSAVMIDAAYGTKEATS, encoded by the coding sequence ATGACCCCCGACCAGATCACCCTCGTACAGGATAGTTTCGCCAAGGTTGCGCCCATCAAGGACGCCGCCGCCGCGATTTTCTATGCCCGGCTTTTCGACATCGCGCCCGAGGTGCGGCCGCTCTTCAAGGGCGACATGACGGAGCAGGGGGCCAAGTTGATGGCCACGCTGTCGGTCGTGGTGAACGGCTTGCGCGACCTCGGGCCGATCGTGCCCGTCGCGCAAAAGCTGGCGCGCCAGCATGTCGCCTACGGGGTGCGCGCCGAACACTATCAACCGGTTGGGGCGGCGCTGATCTACGCGCTGTCGCAGGGCCTGGAGGATGACTTCACCGACGACGTGAAGCAGGCCTGGCTCACCGCTTACGGAACCCTTTCGGCGGTGATGATCGACGCCGCCTACGGCACGAAAGAGGCCACATCATGA
- a CDS encoding globin domain-containing protein translates to MTDGQGQVLLRTLGPLSRHATRVAQDFYLRLFAAHPEVRSLFPRDMADQERKLMDTLLVLVSSAMDARKLDGVLRDLARRHVSFGAQADHYPIVTRLLLDTLEDWDSGAFTGAELSAWSTLLSHVASVMMDETRTVTA, encoded by the coding sequence TTGACCGACGGACAGGGGCAGGTGTTGCTGCGCACGCTCGGGCCGCTGTCGCGTCACGCGACACGGGTGGCGCAGGACTTCTACCTGCGTCTCTTCGCCGCCCATCCAGAGGTACGATCCCTGTTCCCGCGCGACATGGCGGACCAGGAACGCAAGTTGATGGACACGCTGCTGGTGCTGGTCAGTTCGGCCATGGACGCCCGCAAGCTGGACGGCGTGTTGCGCGATCTCGCGCGGCGGCACGTGTCCTTTGGGGCGCAGGCGGACCACTACCCGATCGTCACACGGCTGCTGCTCGACACGCTGGAAGACTGGGATTCGGGCGCGTTCACGGGCGCGGAACTGTCGGCCTGGTCGACGCTGCTGTCCCATGTGGCGTCCGTCATGATGGACGAAACGCGGACCGTCACGGCCTAG
- a CDS encoding ABC transporter ATP-binding protein, with product MGVIEFDNVSQSFGEGTQKVDVLNNISLSVEEGEFLVLLGFSGTGKTTLINLMAGLESPTSGAVTFKGVPITGPGPERGVIFQSYSLMPWLTVSGNVALAVDTMFPGLSKAERAEKVAHYVGMVGLSHAATRRPAELSGGMRQRVNVARALAMNPEVLLLDEPLSALDALTRANLADEIEGIWDADKKTCVLITNDVDEAIILADRIIALNPDGTLGQEFRVTLPRPRDRMEMNHNETFKTLRAQVTNYLMDVGIAAKVEETRQLPDVTPIHGVATDLPAVVAEAQEGLIENRFLDFSQLHKVYPTPKGPLTVVEDFDLKINRGEFISLIGHSGCGKSTVLTMAAGLNEISKGAIKLDGRHVEGADPERAVVFQSPNLFPWLTAKENVAIGVDKVYPRASQAERQDVVEYYLERVGLADSMDKGAASLSNGMKQRVGIARAFALSPKLLLLDEPFGMLDSLTRWELQEVLMEVWSRTKVTAICVTHDVDEAILLADRVVMMTNGPQATIGKIVDVDLPRPRTRKALLEHPDYYKYRQDVLDFLEEYEHGAKPKPKPAAIAAE from the coding sequence ATGGGCGTGATTGAATTCGACAACGTGAGCCAGAGCTTCGGCGAAGGCACGCAAAAGGTCGACGTACTCAACAACATCAGCCTCAGCGTGGAAGAGGGGGAATTCCTTGTGCTGCTGGGGTTTTCCGGCACCGGCAAGACGACGCTGATCAACCTGATGGCCGGGCTGGAAAGCCCCACAAGCGGTGCGGTCACCTTCAAGGGTGTCCCGATCACAGGGCCGGGGCCGGAACGGGGCGTGATCTTTCAGAGCTATTCCCTGATGCCTTGGCTGACGGTGTCCGGCAATGTGGCGCTGGCGGTGGACACGATGTTCCCCGGCCTGTCCAAGGCCGAGCGGGCCGAGAAGGTCGCGCATTATGTCGGCATGGTGGGCCTGAGCCACGCCGCCACGCGCCGCCCGGCGGAACTGTCCGGTGGGATGCGGCAGCGGGTGAACGTGGCCCGCGCGTTGGCCATGAACCCCGAAGTCCTGCTGCTGGATGAGCCGCTGAGCGCGCTGGACGCGTTGACGCGGGCGAACCTGGCCGACGAGATCGAGGGGATCTGGGACGCGGACAAGAAGACCTGCGTTCTGATCACCAATGACGTGGATGAGGCGATCATCCTGGCCGACCGGATCATCGCGCTGAACCCCGACGGGACCCTGGGCCAGGAATTCCGCGTGACCCTGCCGCGTCCCCGCGACCGGATGGAGATGAACCACAACGAGACCTTCAAGACGCTGCGCGCCCAGGTCACCAATTACCTGATGGATGTAGGTATCGCGGCCAAGGTCGAAGAGACGCGCCAACTGCCGGATGTGACCCCGATCCACGGCGTTGCCACCGATCTGCCCGCCGTCGTCGCCGAGGCGCAGGAAGGCTTGATCGAGAACCGGTTCCTGGACTTCAGCCAGCTGCACAAGGTCTATCCGACGCCCAAGGGCCCGCTGACCGTGGTCGAGGACTTCGACCTGAAGATCAATCGGGGCGAATTCATCTCTCTGATCGGGCATTCGGGCTGCGGCAAGTCAACGGTTCTGACCATGGCCGCCGGGCTCAACGAGATTTCCAAGGGGGCGATCAAGCTGGACGGGCGCCACGTCGAAGGCGCCGACCCGGAACGCGCCGTCGTGTTCCAGTCGCCGAACCTGTTCCCCTGGCTCACCGCCAAGGAGAATGTCGCGATCGGTGTCGACAAGGTCTATCCCCGCGCGTCCCAGGCGGAACGGCAGGATGTCGTCGAATACTACCTGGAACGGGTGGGCCTGGCCGACAGCATGGACAAGGGCGCGGCCAGCCTGTCGAACGGCATGAAACAGCGGGTCGGGATCGCGCGGGCCTTTGCCCTGTCGCCCAAGCTGCTGCTGCTGGATGAACCGTTCGGGATGCTCGACAGCCTGACGCGCTGGGAACTGCAGGAAGTCCTGATGGAGGTCTGGTCACGCACCAAGGTGACCGCGATCTGCGTGACCCACGACGTCGACGAAGCGATCCTGCTGGCCGACCGGGTGGTCATGATGACCAACGGACCACAGGCCACCATCGGCAAGATCGTCGATGTCGACCTGCCGCGCCCGCGCACCCGCAAGGCCCTGCTGGAGCATCCTGACTATTACAAGTACCGGCAGGATGTGCTCGATTTCCTTGAGGAATACGAGCACGGGGCAAAGCCAAAACCGAAACCCGCGGCAATCGCGGCGGAGTGA
- a CDS encoding ABC transporter permease, whose translation MTAIDPDTLSREERRARLFTRINKADGWFQVLGLAWMTPVLKALAGDNPKAQLKDIWQLLGVPLLAIGLFLIAWGALAPKVQTSLGAVPGPAEVWEQVGNLHADAVREGEKEEAFYARQDTRNAKFIADGQPERVKERAYTGKPTYYDQIGTSIVTVFFGFLIASVVAIPLGIAAGLSKTANAALNPLIQIFKPVSPLAWLPIVTMIVSAVYATNDGLFSKSFLISAITVTLCSLWPTLINTALGVASIDKDLVSVSRVLKMGTWTKITKLVLPSALPLIFTGLRLSLGVGWMVLIAAEMLAQNPGLGKFVWDEFQNGSSQSLAKIMVAVFTIGIIGFLLDRVMFALQSMFTFSNNR comes from the coding sequence ATGACCGCGATCGACCCCGATACCCTCTCCCGCGAAGAGCGGCGCGCGCGCCTCTTCACCCGCATCAACAAGGCCGACGGTTGGTTTCAGGTCCTCGGCCTGGCGTGGATGACCCCGGTGCTGAAGGCGCTGGCCGGTGACAATCCGAAGGCGCAATTGAAGGACATCTGGCAGTTGCTGGGCGTGCCGCTGCTGGCCATCGGGCTGTTTCTGATCGCCTGGGGGGCGCTGGCCCCCAAGGTTCAAACCTCGTTGGGTGCCGTGCCCGGTCCGGCCGAAGTCTGGGAGCAGGTCGGAAACCTGCACGCCGATGCGGTCCGCGAAGGCGAGAAGGAAGAAGCGTTTTACGCGCGTCAGGACACCCGCAACGCCAAGTTCATCGCCGACGGTCAGCCCGAACGCGTGAAAGAACGCGCCTATACCGGCAAGCCGACCTATTACGATCAGATTGGCACTTCGATCGTCACCGTCTTCTTTGGCTTCCTGATCGCCTCGGTCGTGGCCATTCCGCTGGGTATTGCCGCGGGTCTGTCGAAGACGGCCAATGCCGCGCTGAACCCGCTCATACAGATCTTCAAGCCGGTGTCGCCGCTGGCCTGGTTGCCGATCGTGACGATGATCGTCTCGGCGGTCTATGCCACCAACGACGGATTGTTTTCCAAGTCCTTTCTGATCTCGGCCATCACAGTCACGCTGTGTTCGCTGTGGCCGACGTTGATCAACACGGCGCTGGGCGTCGCCTCCATCGACAAGGACCTGGTGTCGGTCAGCCGTGTGCTGAAGATGGGGACCTGGACCAAGATCACCAAGCTGGTGCTGCCCTCGGCCCTGCCGCTGATCTTTACCGGGCTGCGGCTTTCGCTGGGCGTGGGCTGGATGGTTCTGATCGCGGCAGAAATGTTGGCGCAGAACCCGGGCCTGGGCAAATTCGTCTGGGATGAGTTCCAGAATGGATCGTCGCAGTCGCTGGCCAAGATCATGGTGGCGGTGTTCACCATCGGGATCATCGGCTTTCTGCTGGATCGGGTGATGTTCGCGCTCCAGTCGATGTTCACCTTCTCGAACAACCGGTGA
- a CDS encoding CmpA/NrtA family ABC transporter substrate-binding protein, whose amino-acid sequence MMTKLTALALASTCLFTLPASAYLELEKDELTFGFIKLTDMAPLAVAYEQGYFEDEGLFVTLEAQANWKVLLDGVIGGQLDGAHMLAGQPLAATIGYGTEAHIITPFSMDLNGNGITVSNEIWEQMKPNIPTMEDGRPQHPISAAALAPVVEDYKDQGIPFNMGMVFPVSTHNYELRYWLAAGGLEPGYYSPDDVSGQIGADVFLSVTPPPQMPATMEAGTIFGYCVGEPWNQQAVFKGIGVPVITDYQLWKNNPEKVFGINAAFAEENPNTTLAVTKALIRAAMWLDENDNANREEAVEILSRSEYVGADYDVIANSMTGTFEFEKGDVREIPDFNVFFRYNATYPFYSDAIWYLTQMRRWGQIAEPQTDEWFIETAKEVYKPAIYLEAARLLVDEGLADEADFPWDSDGFKAPTPSEDIIDGIAYDGRAPNAYLDSLPIGLKGQQIVVGSEIQG is encoded by the coding sequence ATGATGACGAAACTTACGGCCCTTGCGCTGGCCTCCACCTGCCTGTTCACGCTTCCGGCCTCGGCCTACCTGGAGCTGGAAAAGGACGAGTTGACCTTCGGCTTCATCAAGCTGACCGACATGGCCCCTCTGGCCGTTGCCTATGAGCAGGGCTATTTCGAGGACGAAGGCCTGTTCGTCACCCTGGAGGCGCAGGCCAACTGGAAGGTCCTGCTGGACGGCGTCATCGGCGGGCAGCTGGACGGCGCGCACATGCTGGCCGGTCAGCCGCTGGCGGCAACCATCGGCTACGGCACCGAGGCGCATATCATCACGCCATTCTCGATGGACCTGAACGGCAACGGCATCACCGTGTCCAACGAGATCTGGGAACAGATGAAGCCGAACATCCCCACCATGGAAGACGGTCGCCCCCAGCATCCGATCAGCGCCGCGGCCCTGGCCCCGGTGGTCGAGGATTACAAGGATCAGGGCATTCCGTTCAACATGGGCATGGTCTTCCCCGTGTCGACCCACAACTACGAGCTGCGCTACTGGCTGGCCGCCGGTGGGTTGGAGCCGGGGTATTATTCGCCCGACGACGTGTCCGGCCAGATCGGGGCCGACGTCTTCCTGTCGGTGACCCCCCCGCCGCAGATGCCCGCCACGATGGAGGCCGGCACGATCTTTGGCTACTGCGTGGGCGAGCCGTGGAACCAGCAGGCCGTGTTCAAGGGCATCGGCGTGCCGGTCATCACCGACTACCAGCTGTGGAAGAACAACCCGGAGAAGGTCTTTGGCATCAACGCCGCCTTTGCCGAAGAAAACCCGAACACCACGCTGGCCGTGACCAAGGCGCTGATCCGCGCGGCGATGTGGCTGGACGAGAACGACAACGCCAACCGCGAAGAAGCGGTCGAGATCCTGTCGCGGTCTGAATACGTCGGCGCCGACTACGACGTCATCGCCAACTCCATGACCGGCACCTTCGAGTTCGAGAAGGGCGACGTCCGCGAGATCCCCGACTTCAACGTCTTCTTCCGCTACAACGCGACCTATCCCTTCTATTCCGACGCGATCTGGTACCTGACCCAGATGCGCCGCTGGGGCCAGATCGCAGAGCCGCAGACCGACGAGTGGTTCATCGAGACCGCCAAGGAAGTCTACAAGCCCGCCATCTACCTGGAGGCCGCGCGCCTGCTGGTCGACGAAGGCCTGGCCGATGAGGCCGATTTCCCCTGGGACAGCGACGGCTTCAAGGCACCGACCCCGTCCGAGGACATCATCGACGGCATCGCCTACGACGGCCGGGCGCCGAACGCCTATCTCGACAGCCTGCCGATCGGCCTGAAGGGCCAGCAGATCGTCGTCGGCTCCGAGATCCAGGGCTGA
- a CDS encoding CmpA/NrtA family ABC transporter substrate-binding protein: MTGQVLNIGYVPLVDCAPLVIARELGFAAEEGLSLSLMPQPSWSALRDMLVLGHLDAAQMLSPMPVAMSMGLGGLSAQVDALMVLAVNGTVFGVSRALAARMRDRGAVFGDVSAVASALAPEARVRIGVPFPYSMHRLLLDYFLERAPALQGAAIEVVTVPPRRMADAMERGELDALWVGEPWGSDAVLRGVAELWLPGQAIWAFSPEKVLAMRHDRIQAAPGTTRALMRAVYHACRWLDAPRNKPLAIEILARSEHLDLSDQTIDPAITGRLTPAQGASPVEVPQFQLFHRHTANFPWRSQANWIAERLGADAEARALARASFRSDLYREVLGPLGADLPGASEKIEGAMRHATAVASTKGHMILGPDAFFDGETFDPTPES; encoded by the coding sequence ATGACCGGGCAGGTGCTGAATATCGGCTATGTGCCGCTCGTGGATTGCGCACCGCTGGTCATCGCACGGGAACTTGGGTTCGCCGCCGAGGAAGGCCTGTCGCTGTCGTTGATGCCGCAACCGTCCTGGTCGGCGCTGCGCGACATGTTGGTGCTGGGCCATCTGGATGCGGCGCAGATGCTGTCGCCGATGCCGGTGGCCATGTCGATGGGGCTGGGCGGTCTGTCGGCGCAGGTTGATGCGCTGATGGTGCTGGCGGTGAACGGGACGGTGTTCGGCGTTTCCCGCGCGCTGGCTGCGCGGATGCGGGACCGGGGCGCGGTCTTTGGCGACGTCTCGGCGGTGGCCTCTGCCCTGGCCCCCGAGGCACGGGTGCGGATCGGTGTGCCGTTTCCCTATTCCATGCACCGGCTGTTGCTGGATTATTTCCTGGAACGCGCGCCCGCGTTGCAGGGCGCGGCGATAGAGGTCGTGACCGTGCCGCCCCGGCGGATGGCTGACGCGATGGAGCGGGGCGAGCTGGACGCCCTGTGGGTCGGTGAACCCTGGGGATCGGACGCCGTCCTTCGCGGCGTGGCAGAGCTGTGGCTGCCGGGCCAGGCGATCTGGGCCTTTTCACCGGAAAAGGTGCTGGCCATGCGCCATGACCGCATTCAGGCCGCGCCGGGGACGACGCGGGCCTTGATGCGCGCGGTCTACCACGCTTGTCGTTGGCTGGATGCGCCCCGCAACAAGCCGCTGGCGATCGAGATCCTGGCGCGCAGCGAACATCTGGACCTGTCGGATCAGACCATCGACCCCGCGATCACCGGCCGATTGACGCCAGCGCAGGGGGCTTCGCCGGTGGAGGTGCCTCAGTTCCAGCTGTTCCACCGTCATACCGCCAATTTTCCCTGGCGGTCCCAGGCCAATTGGATCGCCGAGCGGCTGGGTGCGGACGCAGAGGCGCGAGCCTTGGCGCGGGCCTCGTTCCGGTCGGACCTCTACCGGGAGGTGCTGGGACCGCTGGGCGCGGATTTGCCGGGGGCTTCCGAAAAGATCGAGGGCGCGATGCGCCACGCGACGGCTGTCGCCTCGACCAAGGGGCACATGATTCTGGGGCCGGATGCTTTCTTTGATGGCGAAACCTTCGATCCGACCCCCGAAAGCTGA
- a CDS encoding ANTAR domain-containing response regulator, translated as MQNSLCILVVEADADKARQIIDALCEAGMTDVHALAHPGGLERAIKQISPDIVLIDLANPDRDTLEHLSLVSDPKARAVAMFVDQTDDELTRAALNAGVSAYVVDGLKMNRIKPVLETAIARFQLMRQMQSELDAAKRALHDRKTIDRAKGILMRQRGCSEEEAYGLLRKTAMDQGRKVIDVAQALVTAADLLS; from the coding sequence ATGCAAAACAGCCTGTGCATTCTTGTGGTGGAAGCCGACGCCGACAAGGCGCGCCAGATCATCGACGCCCTCTGCGAAGCAGGGATGACCGATGTCCATGCCCTGGCCCATCCCGGCGGTCTGGAACGCGCGATCAAGCAGATCTCGCCGGATATCGTGCTGATCGACCTGGCGAACCCGGATCGCGACACGCTGGAACATCTCAGCCTGGTTTCGGACCCCAAGGCGCGGGCCGTCGCCATGTTCGTGGACCAGACCGACGATGAGCTGACGCGGGCCGCCCTGAACGCAGGCGTCAGCGCCTATGTTGTGGACGGGCTGAAAATGAACCGGATCAAGCCGGTGCTGGAAACGGCCATCGCCCGGTTCCAGCTGATGAGACAGATGCAGTCGGAGCTGGACGCCGCCAAGCGGGCGCTGCACGACCGCAAGACCATCGACCGCGCCAAGGGTATCCTGATGCGGCAGCGGGGCTGTTCGGAGGAGGAGGCTTATGGCCTGCTGCGCAAGACCGCGATGGATCAGGGTCGCAAGGTGATCGACGTGGCGCAGGCGCTGGTGACTGCGGCGGATCTGCTGTCATGA
- the fahA gene encoding fumarylacetoacetase translates to MTLLRSWVVSANSAETPFPLNNLPCGVVSTATLAPRCAVAIGDQALDLCGAEAAGLLGTRGVFAAPGWNAHMASGHAAWAVLRARLTELLSEGSDRQAQLTPHLIPLTDARLHLPFDVTEYTDFYASRHHATNVGTMFRGAENALPPNWLHIPIGYNGRASSVVVSGTPVRRPWGQLKGPDDAAPRLAPSQRFDIELELGAVVGTPSDGPLTVAEAEANIFGYVLLNDWSARDIQAWEYQPLGPFQSKATATTISPWIVTAAALAPFRRPLPAREVPLLPHLASDAPLLYDIDLTVGLTPQGGTETVIARTNYDTMYYAAAQQLAHHASSGCPMRVGDLLGSGTISGPGQGARGSLLELSWGGKTPIQLTCGAERAFLDDGDTVVLRGDAWGQGVRIGFGACAGQLLPALPDPFGRDAASA, encoded by the coding sequence ATGACCTTGCTTCGCTCCTGGGTGGTCTCGGCCAATTCCGCCGAGACGCCATTTCCGCTCAACAACCTGCCATGCGGCGTGGTTTCCACCGCCACTTTGGCCCCGCGCTGCGCGGTGGCGATCGGGGATCAGGCGCTGGATCTATGCGGGGCCGAGGCGGCGGGACTGCTGGGCACCAGGGGTGTCTTTGCCGCGCCGGGCTGGAACGCGCACATGGCGTCCGGACACGCCGCCTGGGCGGTCCTGCGCGCGCGCCTGACCGAGTTGTTGTCCGAAGGCAGCGACAGGCAGGCGCAGCTGACCCCCCATCTGATCCCACTGACCGATGCGCGGCTGCACCTGCCGTTCGATGTCACCGAATACACGGATTTCTACGCCAGCCGGCATCACGCCACCAATGTCGGCACCATGTTCCGGGGGGCCGAGAACGCCCTGCCGCCAAACTGGCTGCATATTCCCATCGGCTACAACGGACGGGCGTCTTCGGTGGTGGTGTCCGGCACGCCGGTCCGGCGTCCCTGGGGACAGCTGAAGGGGCCAGATGACGCCGCCCCGCGCCTTGCGCCGTCTCAGCGGTTCGATATCGAGCTGGAGCTGGGTGCCGTCGTCGGAACGCCCTCGGATGGTCCGCTGACGGTGGCGGAGGCAGAGGCGAATATCTTTGGCTACGTTCTGCTGAACGACTGGTCGGCGCGGGACATTCAGGCCTGGGAATACCAGCCGCTCGGCCCGTTCCAATCCAAGGCCACGGCGACGACGATCAGTCCCTGGATCGTGACCGCCGCAGCGCTCGCCCCATTCCGCCGCCCGCTGCCCGCGCGCGAGGTGCCGCTGCTGCCGCATTTGGCCAGTGACGCGCCCTTGCTCTATGACATCGACCTGACGGTTGGTCTGACGCCCCAGGGCGGCACCGAGACGGTCATCGCCCGCACCAACTACGACACGATGTATTATGCGGCGGCACAGCAACTGGCGCATCATGCCAGTTCCGGCTGTCCGATGCGGGTCGGGGACCTGCTGGGGTCGGGGACGATTTCGGGGCCGGGGCAGGGGGCGCGCGGATCCCTTCTGGAATTGTCATGGGGCGGCAAGACGCCGATCCAACTGACCTGCGGGGCAGAAAGGGCGTTTCTGGACGATGGCGATACCGTCGTGCTGCGCGGCGATGCCTGGGGTCAGGGCGTGCGGATCGGATTTGGTGCCTGCGCGGGACAGCTGCTGCCTGCCTTGCCGGACCCCTTTGGGCGGGATGCGGCGAGCGCTTAA